One segment of Gilliamella sp. ESL0441 DNA contains the following:
- a CDS encoding D-alanine--D-alanine ligase produces MIDKVAVLYGGTSAEREVSLKSGQAVQAGLLANGVDAHLIDTRDHPITNLKEAGFTKAFVILHGRGGEDGITQAILTYQQIPYTGSDVLSSALTMDKLKTKLVWKALGLPVADYVMVEKDQSIDIDAIVQQLGLPLFVKPSHEGSSVGMTRVNQANELKTALEHAFKYDNYVMVESFLSGPEFTVAIVGDEVLPSIYIKPATKFYDYDAKYLSDSTQYFCPSGLSDEKEQEIRKLALDAYKAVGCRGWGRVDIMFDDNQTPYLLEVNTAPGMTDHSLVPMAAKQYGWSFNDLVSRILHLATI; encoded by the coding sequence ATGATTGATAAAGTTGCGGTATTGTATGGTGGAACATCTGCAGAGCGAGAAGTTTCACTCAAATCAGGTCAAGCTGTACAAGCAGGATTATTGGCTAATGGTGTTGATGCCCACCTTATTGATACAAGAGACCACCCTATTACCAACTTAAAAGAAGCGGGATTTACTAAAGCATTCGTGATTCTTCATGGGCGTGGTGGTGAAGATGGTATAACACAAGCAATATTAACTTATCAACAAATTCCTTATACTGGTAGTGATGTTTTATCGTCAGCCCTCACTATGGACAAACTAAAAACTAAATTAGTTTGGAAAGCACTAGGTTTACCTGTAGCAGATTATGTTATGGTCGAAAAAGATCAATCAATTGATATTGATGCCATTGTACAACAGCTTGGACTCCCTTTATTTGTAAAACCAAGTCACGAAGGTTCAAGTGTAGGTATGACGCGCGTTAACCAAGCAAATGAACTTAAAACTGCTCTTGAACATGCTTTTAAGTATGATAATTATGTCATGGTTGAATCGTTTTTATCAGGGCCAGAATTTACTGTCGCCATTGTTGGTGATGAAGTATTACCATCAATTTATATTAAACCTGCAACCAAGTTTTATGATTATGATGCTAAATATCTATCTGATTCAACACAATATTTTTGCCCGAGTGGTTTATCAGATGAAAAAGAGCAAGAGATCCGTAAATTAGCACTTGATGCTTATAAGGCGGTTGGATGCCGAGGTTGGGGGCGAGTTGATATAATGTTTGATGATAATCAAACCCCCTATTTGTTAGAAGTGAACACTGCGCCTGGAATGACAGATCATAGTTTAGTACCAATGGCAGCGAAACAATACGGTTGGTCATTTAACGATCTTGTTAGTCGAATTTTACATTTAGCAACAATATAA
- the murF gene encoding UDP-N-acetylmuramoyl-tripeptide--D-alanyl-D-alanine ligase, with translation MIPLNIEQIRTIVNGESFNVQCDESTVAFICTDSRKITKQSLFIALVGEHFDGHAFALQAIKDGAVAVMVNHKIEDNSIPQIVVKDTRLALGLIAGYIRNQSYAKIVALTGSSGKTSVKEMTATILQNCGTTLYTQGNYNNDIGVPLTLLRLTKEDQFAVIELGANHIGEISYTTQLVHPQTALINNIAEAHIEGFGSLEGVATAKGEIFEGLTKDGIAIINLDSCSDKWFEQLTDKTVWTFSLENPLANFYASHIKMADVTTFKLHTPFGECEIQLPLIGLHNISNAIAASALAISVGASLDRIQQGLSILKPVKGRLFPIKLNQNQLILDDTYNANVGSMSAAINVLANQSGYKVLVVGDMAELGQDAQKYHQQIGELAKQQKLDCVVSVGQLSQFVSQSSEVGHHFNDKQEATNYIITLLRQYPNLTMLVKGSRSAKMEDVIEQIKQQKINQG, from the coding sequence ATGATTCCATTAAATATTGAGCAAATCAGAACAATAGTAAACGGTGAATCATTTAATGTTCAATGCGATGAGTCAACCGTAGCATTTATTTGTACTGATTCACGTAAAATTACAAAACAATCTCTTTTTATTGCGCTTGTTGGTGAACATTTTGATGGGCATGCATTTGCCTTACAAGCGATTAAAGACGGTGCGGTTGCCGTCATGGTTAATCATAAAATTGAGGATAATTCTATTCCACAAATAGTGGTTAAGGACACGCGTCTGGCGTTGGGTCTAATTGCTGGTTATATCCGTAATCAAAGTTACGCTAAAATTGTTGCCTTGACAGGCTCATCCGGTAAAACATCTGTAAAAGAAATGACTGCCACTATTTTGCAAAATTGTGGAACAACGCTTTATACGCAAGGTAATTATAATAATGACATTGGTGTACCATTAACACTTTTAAGACTAACAAAAGAAGATCAATTTGCTGTGATAGAGCTGGGCGCCAATCATATTGGAGAAATTTCATATACAACCCAGTTAGTTCATCCACAAACTGCATTAATTAATAATATTGCTGAAGCGCATATTGAAGGTTTTGGCTCACTTGAAGGTGTCGCTACCGCAAAAGGTGAGATTTTTGAAGGGTTGACTAAAGATGGTATTGCTATCATCAATTTAGATAGCTGTTCAGATAAATGGTTTGAGCAATTAACAGATAAAACTGTTTGGACTTTTTCATTAGAAAATCCATTAGCCAATTTTTATGCAAGTCATATTAAAATGGCAGATGTGACCACATTTAAATTACATACACCGTTTGGTGAATGCGAAATCCAATTACCATTAATAGGGTTACACAATATTTCAAATGCAATTGCAGCTTCAGCTTTAGCGATTTCTGTCGGAGCAAGCTTAGATCGCATTCAACAAGGATTATCAATATTAAAGCCAGTTAAAGGAAGGCTTTTCCCGATTAAATTAAACCAAAATCAATTAATTTTGGATGATACTTATAATGCCAATGTCGGTTCAATGTCTGCTGCAATTAATGTTTTAGCAAATCAATCAGGTTATAAAGTTTTAGTTGTAGGCGATATGGCTGAATTAGGGCAAGACGCTCAAAAGTATCATCAACAAATTGGTGAGCTTGCTAAACAACAAAAATTGGATTGTGTTGTTAGTGTTGGTCAGTTGAGTCAATTTGTTAGTCAATCAAGTGAAGTCGGTCATCATTTTAATGATAAACAAGAAGCAACAAATTATATCATAACGTTATTGCGTCAATATCCAAATTTAACCATGCTAGTGAAAGGTTCACGCAGTGCAAAAATGGAAGACGTTATAGAACAAATTAAACAACAAAAAATAAATCAGGGTTAA
- the mraY gene encoding phospho-N-acetylmuramoyl-pentapeptide-transferase, which translates to MLVWISEYLVKHFSFFNVFSYLTVRAILGLLTSLAISIIMGQKVIDWLQKLQIGQVIRNDGPESHLSKKGTPTMGGTLIVASISLSVFLWADLRNPYVWVTLFVLVGYAIIGFTDDYLKVIRKNTDGLIARWKYFWQSVIALIVAFGLYAYGKDSSVTVLVVPFFKDVMPQLGIGFILLTYVVIVGSGNAVNLTDGLDGLAIMPTVFVAAGLALVSWATGNTHFAEYLHIPYIKFSGELMIVCTAIIGAGLGFLWFNTYPAMVFMGDVGSLALGGVLGIIAVLLRQEFLLLIMGGIFVVETLSVILQVGSFKLRGKRIFKMAPIHHHYELKGWPEPRVIVRFWIISLMLVLIGLLTLKLR; encoded by the coding sequence ATGTTGGTTTGGATATCAGAATATTTAGTTAAACATTTTTCTTTTTTTAACGTGTTCTCTTATTTGACTGTGAGAGCAATTTTAGGCTTATTAACCTCTTTAGCGATATCGATAATTATGGGGCAAAAAGTCATTGACTGGTTACAAAAGTTACAGATTGGACAAGTAATACGTAATGATGGACCTGAATCCCATTTAAGTAAAAAAGGAACGCCAACAATGGGAGGAACGTTAATCGTTGCCTCAATTTCATTATCAGTATTTCTTTGGGCTGATTTAAGAAACCCTTATGTCTGGGTAACATTATTTGTTCTAGTTGGATATGCCATCATTGGCTTTACGGATGATTATCTGAAAGTGATTCGAAAAAATACCGATGGTCTTATCGCCAGATGGAAATATTTTTGGCAATCTGTTATTGCTCTCATTGTGGCTTTTGGTCTTTATGCATATGGCAAAGATAGCTCTGTAACCGTATTGGTTGTGCCATTTTTTAAAGATGTCATGCCTCAACTAGGTATTGGATTTATTTTACTCACTTATGTTGTGATTGTTGGATCGGGTAATGCTGTTAATTTAACAGATGGACTTGATGGACTTGCAATTATGCCAACGGTATTTGTGGCAGCGGGCTTAGCGCTGGTATCGTGGGCGACAGGTAATACACACTTTGCAGAATATTTGCATATACCTTATATCAAATTTAGTGGTGAATTGATGATTGTTTGTACAGCGATCATTGGTGCAGGACTTGGTTTTTTATGGTTTAACACTTATCCCGCTATGGTATTTATGGGAGATGTAGGATCACTGGCTTTAGGTGGTGTGCTTGGAATTATCGCGGTACTTTTACGCCAAGAATTTTTATTACTTATCATGGGGGGCATATTTGTTGTCGAAACCCTATCGGTAATTCTACAAGTTGGTTCTTTTAAATTACGTGGTAAACGAATTTTCAAAATGGCTCCAATCCATCATCATTATGAATTAAAAGGATGGCCGGAACCTCGGGTTATTGTGCGTTTTTGGATTATTTCGTTAATGCTTGTATTAATAGGGTTATTAACCTTGAAATTACGGTAA
- the ftsW gene encoding cell division protein FtsW: MISLAIKKQVNPHVPFDNQLLWTIFGLMIFGLVMVTSASMSSNDNNPFFYTQRELIQLGISLVLMCITLSIPMKRWQQFGTVLLIMTIIMLVAVLGVGSSINGAARWIPLGVFNFQPAELAKLALFVFLASYLTRKSDEVQSGFWGFFKPMVVMAVLSILLLLQPDLGTVIVLFIVTIGILFIAGAKLWQFIAILSTGVVAVVSLILFESYRLKRLLTFLNPWEDANGVGYQLVNSLIAIGNGGFAGQGIGNSVQKLGYLPECHTDFIFSIISEELGFVGVMMLLTLLFLLTFKAMAIGYRALNEGSQFSGYLACEIGIWFGFQTFVNIGVTSGMLPTKGLTLPFISYGGSSLIVMSIAVAILFRIDFEFRQQQAQARIRSIK; this comes from the coding sequence ATGATCTCGCTGGCCATAAAAAAGCAAGTTAATCCTCATGTCCCTTTTGATAATCAATTGCTTTGGACGATTTTTGGATTGATGATATTCGGCTTAGTGATGGTGACATCAGCGTCAATGTCATCAAATGATAATAATCCTTTTTTCTATACTCAGCGTGAACTCATACAGCTAGGTATTTCGCTTGTTTTGATGTGTATAACGTTATCGATTCCAATGAAACGTTGGCAGCAATTTGGAACTGTATTACTCATTATGACAATTATCATGCTTGTTGCTGTTTTAGGCGTGGGGTCTTCCATTAATGGTGCAGCGAGATGGATTCCGCTAGGCGTATTTAACTTTCAACCGGCCGAGCTTGCTAAATTGGCTTTATTTGTTTTTTTAGCAAGTTATTTGACTCGAAAGTCAGATGAAGTACAAAGTGGATTTTGGGGATTTTTTAAACCAATGGTCGTCATGGCCGTGCTTTCTATTTTACTATTACTTCAACCCGATTTAGGCACAGTTATTGTATTATTTATTGTTACTATTGGAATTCTCTTTATCGCTGGTGCTAAGCTATGGCAATTTATCGCTATTTTATCAACAGGTGTAGTGGCAGTTGTTAGTTTAATTCTGTTTGAATCTTACCGTTTAAAGCGACTGTTAACCTTTCTCAACCCGTGGGAAGATGCAAATGGAGTTGGCTATCAATTAGTCAATTCATTAATAGCAATTGGTAATGGCGGTTTTGCAGGACAAGGAATAGGAAATTCTGTTCAAAAATTAGGTTATTTACCTGAATGTCATACTGATTTTATCTTTTCAATTATTTCTGAAGAGCTTGGTTTTGTTGGCGTTATGATGTTACTGACCTTGCTCTTTCTTTTGACATTTAAAGCTATGGCAATAGGTTATCGAGCTTTGAACGAAGGCTCCCAGTTTTCTGGATATTTAGCTTGTGAAATTGGTATTTGGTTCGGATTTCAAACGTTTGTTAACATTGGGGTAACATCAGGTATGCTTCCTACAAAAGGGTTAACATTACCATTTATTAGTTATGGTGGTTCAAGTTTAATTGTTATGAGTATTGCAGTAGCAATATTATTTCGAATCGATTTTGAATTTAGGCAACAACAGGCACAAGCAAGAATAAGGTCAATAAAATAA
- the murE gene encoding UDP-N-acetylmuramoyl-L-alanyl-D-glutamate--2,6-diaminopimelate ligase: MAISTFKKLVSILGGKKDRTIKDFPLNHLRIDSRMIENNDVFVAIKGSVVDGKTFITQAILAGAAAILIETNRKSNDLHIDYIQHEDKNIPQIKVFQLSKKLSVIASKFYHSPSKKLSVIGVTGTNGKTTVTQLIAQCATILNEKVAILGTIGNGIYNHLKPSENTTSSAVDIQTYLADFVKKRVKVVSMEISSHGLTMNRVKGITFAATVFTNLSRDHLDFHKTMGKYAKSKWSLFSADEKEKQVISAGKSIINYDDKYGKRWIEKLSNVTAVSCQPKSLSRLKNLNIPYVGVSMIEYHDKGAEIHMQSSWGNTVINSRLLGEFNVSNLLLCVATLLTLDFPFFAVVNMASFLKPICGRMEVLHTHHSPTFIIDYAHTPDALQKALQASRIHCKGKLWVVFGCGGDRDTGKRSLMGDIAAQYADNIILTNDNPRTEDEMKIINDIQQGLVNNKNVYVITDRVTAIKKAFSKAKPNDVILIAGKGHEDYQIVGKTKHHYSDQETVKQLLGVENQS; the protein is encoded by the coding sequence ATGGCTATAAGTACATTTAAAAAATTAGTCAGTATATTAGGTGGAAAAAAAGATCGAACGATCAAAGATTTTCCTCTTAATCATTTACGCATCGATAGTCGAATGATTGAAAATAATGATGTATTCGTTGCTATTAAAGGAAGTGTTGTTGATGGTAAAACATTTATTACACAAGCCATTTTAGCTGGTGCTGCAGCAATATTAATTGAGACGAATCGGAAATCGAACGATCTCCATATAGATTATATCCAGCACGAAGACAAAAATATTCCTCAAATAAAAGTATTCCAATTATCTAAAAAATTATCTGTCATCGCCAGCAAATTTTATCATTCTCCTTCTAAAAAACTGTCAGTTATTGGTGTAACAGGAACCAATGGAAAAACGACAGTCACTCAGCTTATTGCCCAATGTGCTACGATATTAAATGAAAAAGTAGCCATTTTAGGGACAATAGGAAATGGTATATATAATCATCTTAAACCTTCCGAGAATACGACATCATCAGCTGTTGATATCCAAACTTATTTAGCTGATTTTGTGAAAAAACGGGTAAAAGTGGTTTCAATGGAAATTTCCTCCCATGGATTAACGATGAATCGCGTCAAAGGGATTACTTTTGCCGCAACCGTATTTACCAATTTGAGTCGAGATCATCTTGATTTTCATAAAACTATGGGAAAATATGCAAAATCAAAATGGTCGTTATTTAGTGCAGACGAAAAAGAAAAACAAGTTATTAGTGCAGGTAAATCTATAATTAATTATGATGATAAATATGGTAAGCGTTGGATTGAAAAACTTTCAAATGTTACCGCTGTATCATGTCAACCTAAATCATTAAGCCGATTAAAAAATTTAAATATACCTTATGTTGGCGTATCTATGATTGAATATCATGACAAAGGCGCTGAAATCCACATGCAATCGAGTTGGGGTAATACTGTTATCAATAGTCGATTGTTAGGAGAGTTTAATGTTTCAAATCTTTTATTATGCGTAGCGACCCTGCTAACACTCGATTTTCCGTTTTTTGCTGTTGTCAATATGGCTTCTTTCCTTAAACCTATCTGTGGTCGAATGGAAGTATTACACACGCATCATAGCCCAACTTTTATTATTGATTATGCTCACACCCCCGATGCCTTACAAAAGGCATTACAAGCAAGTCGTATTCATTGTAAAGGAAAATTATGGGTTGTTTTTGGTTGTGGTGGCGATAGAGACACAGGTAAAAGATCATTAATGGGGGATATAGCAGCACAATATGCTGATAATATCATTTTGACAAATGATAATCCTCGTACAGAAGATGAGATGAAAATTATTAATGATATCCAACAAGGCTTGGTGAATAACAAAAATGTATACGTTATTACTGATAGAGTTACTGCTATAAAAAAAGCATTTTCCAAAGCCAAACCAAATGATGTGATATTAATTGCGGGCAAAGGTCATGAAGATTACCAAATCGTTGGAAAAACTAAACATCACTATTCAGATCAAGAAACAGTGAAACAGCTTTTAGGAGTAGAGAATCAATCATGA
- the murG gene encoding undecaprenyldiphospho-muramoylpentapeptide beta-N-acetylglucosaminyltransferase yields the protein MKKLLVMAGGTGGHVFPGIAVAHYLMKQGWQVRWLGTADRMEAHLVPANGIEIDFIEISGLRGKGIGAMLKAPYKILKAVLQARKILKTYQPDVVLGMGGYVSGPGGIAAKTLGIPVVLHEQNGVAGLTNKWLAKIATKVLQAFPTAFPKAEVVGNPVRDDLLTIAEPNERFEDRQGPIRVLVMGGSQGAKVLNEVVPKVMTKLSDNFVVWHQTGKGMLEPVMRAYQDCDMTVNKVTEFITDVAEAYRWADIVICRSGALTVSEIEVVGIGAIFVPFMHKDRQQFWNAKSLSDIDAAKIIEQPDFNSESLMSVLRNLNRDKLIEMAVKAKSLSIINSTEKVAETLKSVIK from the coding sequence ATGAAAAAGTTATTAGTCATGGCAGGTGGTACGGGAGGGCATGTTTTTCCAGGTATTGCTGTTGCACATTATTTAATGAAACAGGGTTGGCAAGTCAGATGGCTTGGCACAGCAGATCGAATGGAAGCGCATCTAGTTCCTGCAAATGGTATCGAGATTGATTTTATAGAGATATCGGGTCTACGAGGTAAAGGAATTGGTGCAATGCTAAAAGCACCTTATAAAATTTTAAAAGCGGTTCTACAAGCCAGAAAAATCTTAAAAACTTATCAACCTGATGTTGTACTTGGTATGGGAGGGTATGTGTCTGGGCCGGGTGGCATTGCAGCGAAGACATTAGGAATTCCTGTCGTATTACATGAGCAAAATGGTGTAGCAGGGTTAACTAATAAGTGGCTTGCAAAAATTGCAACTAAAGTTTTACAAGCATTTCCGACTGCTTTTCCAAAAGCTGAAGTAGTAGGAAATCCTGTTCGTGACGATTTATTAACTATTGCTGAACCTAACGAACGTTTTGAAGATCGTCAAGGACCAATTAGAGTTTTAGTTATGGGCGGAAGTCAAGGGGCAAAAGTACTCAATGAGGTTGTTCCTAAGGTTATGACAAAATTGTCCGATAACTTTGTTGTTTGGCATCAAACAGGAAAAGGCATGCTAGAACCTGTTATGCGAGCCTATCAAGATTGTGATATGACGGTAAATAAAGTAACAGAATTTATTACGGATGTGGCAGAAGCTTATCGTTGGGCGGATATTGTGATTTGTCGCAGTGGGGCATTAACGGTAAGTGAAATCGAAGTTGTTGGAATTGGTGCCATTTTCGTCCCATTTATGCATAAAGATCGCCAGCAATTTTGGAATGCTAAATCGCTTTCCGATATTGATGCTGCAAAGATTATTGAACAACCCGACTTTAACAGCGAATCATTAATGAGTGTGTTAAGAAATTTAAATAGAGATAAATTAATCGAAATGGCGGTTAAGGCGAAAAGTCTATCTATCATAAATTCTACCGAAAAGGTAGCAGAAACGTTAAAATCAGTGATAAAATAA
- the murC gene encoding UDP-N-acetylmuramate--L-alanine ligase has product MNTKELAELRAIIPQMKRVKHIHFVGIGGAGMGGIAEVLANEGYEISGSDIAENAVTEHLKKLGAKIIIGHAAENIINSSVVVISSAISQDNIEVVAARDARIPVIQRAEMLAELMRFRYGIAIAGTHGKTTTTAMVTAIYAEAKLDPTFVNGGLVKAAGTHAKLGSSRYFIAEADESDASFLHLQPMVSIVTNIEPDHMDTYQGSVENLKQTFISFLRNLPFYGLAVMCYDDPINRELLPIVGRKIITYGFSDEADVVIKNYRQERGVSYYTVCRPDRNDLEIELNAPGKHNALNSAAAIIAATEDGIDDQSIINALAKFAGTSRRFDLVGVFPHANGKDIMMVDDYGHHPSEVNATIQAAKNGWPDRRLVMLFQPHRYTRTRDLFDDFAQVLSQVDALVMLDVYSAGEQPIAGADSRSLCRSIRNRGKVDPIYVSDLDLLPEMMKEILKGGDLLLTQGAGSVGRIARQLADAQFFSGEGL; this is encoded by the coding sequence GTGAATACAAAGGAATTAGCTGAATTAAGAGCAATTATTCCCCAAATGAAACGCGTCAAACATATCCATTTTGTGGGTATTGGTGGTGCCGGTATGGGTGGAATTGCTGAAGTTCTAGCTAATGAAGGTTACGAAATTAGTGGTTCAGATATTGCTGAAAATGCCGTTACCGAACATCTAAAGAAATTAGGCGCAAAAATTATTATTGGTCATGCAGCTGAAAATATAATTAATTCAAGTGTAGTCGTAATCTCTTCCGCAATTTCACAAGATAATATTGAAGTTGTTGCTGCACGGGATGCTCGTATTCCAGTTATTCAAAGAGCTGAAATGCTTGCTGAATTAATGCGTTTCCGATATGGAATTGCTATCGCAGGGACTCATGGTAAAACGACGACAACGGCAATGGTCACCGCTATTTATGCCGAAGCGAAACTTGATCCAACTTTTGTTAATGGTGGTTTAGTTAAAGCAGCGGGTACTCATGCAAAATTAGGTAGTAGCCGTTATTTCATTGCTGAGGCTGATGAAAGCGATGCATCATTTTTACACTTACAACCTATGGTTTCTATTGTTACTAATATTGAACCAGACCATATGGATACTTATCAAGGGAGTGTAGAAAATCTTAAGCAAACATTCATCTCTTTTTTACGTAATTTACCTTTTTACGGTTTAGCGGTGATGTGTTATGACGATCCAATTAACCGTGAATTATTACCGATCGTTGGACGAAAAATTATTACTTACGGTTTTAGTGATGAAGCGGATGTGGTGATTAAAAATTATCGTCAAGAACGAGGTGTCAGTTACTACACTGTGTGTCGTCCAGATCGTAATGATTTAGAAATCGAATTAAATGCACCCGGTAAACACAATGCATTAAATTCAGCTGCGGCAATTATTGCTGCAACAGAAGATGGCATAGATGATCAATCGATCATTAATGCTTTGGCGAAATTCGCTGGTACAAGTCGCCGTTTTGATTTAGTGGGCGTTTTTCCGCATGCTAACGGTAAAGATATTATGATGGTTGATGATTATGGTCATCATCCAAGCGAAGTTAATGCAACGATACAAGCGGCTAAAAATGGTTGGCCGGATCGTCGTTTAGTTATGCTATTCCAACCTCATCGATATACACGTACACGCGATTTATTCGATGATTTTGCTCAAGTGTTATCTCAAGTTGATGCGCTTGTTATGTTAGACGTCTATTCTGCTGGTGAGCAACCAATTGCGGGTGCAGATAGTCGTTCTTTGTGCCGTTCAATTCGTAATCGGGGCAAAGTGGATCCAATTTATGTTTCAGATTTAGATCTCTTACCAGAAATGATGAAAGAAATTTTAAAAGGTGGAGATCTGTTATTAACTCAAGGCGCGGGTAGTGTGGGTCGTATTGCACGTCAGTTAGCCGATGCTCAATTTTTTTCAGGAGAAGGTCTATAA
- the murD gene encoding UDP-N-acetylmuramoyl-L-alanine--D-glutamate ligase: MISYQGKNVVIIGLGVTGLSCVNYFLAQNVIPKVIDTRLLPSGLEQLDQRVAYHLGDLNVDWLFDADLIIVSPGIALSTPELKQATDKGIEIIGDIELFCREVNQQPNKKIVAITGANGKTTVTTLVGEIVKSAGIKVGVGGNIGQPALSLLAQDCDVYVLELSSFQLETTHTLHATVATILNISEDHMDRYPLGLKQYVEAKQRIYVNAEYCVVNHDDKLTFPKGKESHNVFFGLHAGDYHLDNDCAHLIAQEKPVLSTKTMKLTGSHNYLNALAALAIADKLSISRQSSLATIANFHGLPHRFELVLEQNGVKWINDSKATNVGSTEAALKSVVCHGKLFLLLGGDGKSADFSPLIPYLKNSHLEIFCFGRDRELLAKLAPNITTMTATLAEAMQIIAQKVVANDVVLLSPACASLDQFKNYIERGNQFALLAKQYAQRGEK; the protein is encoded by the coding sequence ATGATTAGCTATCAAGGTAAAAATGTTGTTATCATCGGGTTAGGTGTCACAGGGCTTTCTTGTGTTAACTATTTTCTTGCCCAAAATGTTATTCCTAAAGTGATTGATACCCGTTTATTACCTTCAGGATTAGAACAATTAGATCAACGGGTTGCCTATCATTTAGGCGATTTGAATGTCGATTGGCTATTTGATGCGGATTTAATAATTGTCAGTCCTGGTATCGCTCTATCAACCCCTGAACTCAAACAAGCTACTGATAAAGGTATCGAAATCATTGGTGATATTGAGCTATTTTGTCGTGAAGTTAATCAACAACCCAATAAAAAAATTGTGGCAATCACCGGTGCCAATGGTAAAACGACGGTGACGACATTAGTTGGTGAAATTGTTAAGTCAGCTGGTATCAAAGTGGGTGTCGGTGGCAATATAGGTCAACCTGCACTCTCTTTACTGGCTCAAGATTGTGATGTGTATGTACTTGAGCTGTCAAGCTTCCAACTTGAAACCACACACACTTTACATGCAACGGTTGCAACGATTTTGAATATCTCAGAAGATCATATGGATAGGTATCCTTTAGGACTCAAGCAATATGTAGAGGCTAAACAACGAATTTATGTGAATGCAGAATATTGTGTAGTAAATCATGATGATAAATTAACTTTTCCAAAAGGCAAAGAAAGTCATAATGTGTTTTTTGGATTACATGCAGGCGATTATCATTTGGATAATGATTGTGCACATTTGATTGCGCAGGAAAAACCTGTTTTATCGACTAAAACAATGAAACTAACGGGAAGCCATAATTATCTCAATGCGTTAGCCGCATTAGCTATTGCAGATAAATTATCAATATCACGACAATCTAGTTTAGCGACAATAGCCAACTTTCATGGTTTACCTCATCGTTTTGAATTAGTTTTGGAACAAAATGGGGTCAAATGGATTAATGATTCTAAAGCAACCAATGTGGGCAGTACGGAAGCTGCTTTGAAAAGTGTTGTATGTCATGGAAAATTATTTTTATTGCTTGGCGGTGATGGAAAATCAGCGGATTTTTCTCCACTAATTCCTTATTTAAAAAATAGTCACCTTGAAATTTTTTGTTTTGGTCGAGATCGTGAGTTATTAGCAAAATTAGCCCCCAACATCACAACAATGACAGCGACATTAGCTGAGGCTATGCAAATAATCGCTCAAAAAGTGGTGGCTAATGATGTCGTTTTACTCTCACCTGCTTGTGCAAGTTTAGACCAATTTAAAAACTATATAGAGCGAGGAAATCAATTTGCACTTCTGGCAAAGCAATATGCCCAAAGGGGTGAAAAATGA